A window of the Lagenorhynchus albirostris chromosome 1, mLagAlb1.1, whole genome shotgun sequence genome harbors these coding sequences:
- the FBXO22 gene encoding F-box only protein 22 isoform X3 — protein MADSETFISLEECRGHKRARKRTSMEAAFALEKLFPKQCQVLGIVTPGIVVTPMGSSSNPPQEIEIGESGFALLFPQIEGIKIKPFHFIMDPKKLTLERHQLTEVGLLDNPELRVVLVFGYNCCKVGANNYLQHVVSTFSDMNVILAGGQVDNLASLTSEKNPLDIDATGVVGLSFSGHRIQSATVLLNEDVNDEKTAEAAMQRLKAANIPEQNTIGFMFACVGRGFQYYRDKGNVEADAFRKFFPSVPLFGFFGNGEIGCDRIVTGNFILKKCNEVKDDDLFHSYTTIMALIHLGSSK, from the exons ATGGCTGATTCAGAAACTTTCATTAGTCTGGAGGAGTGTCGTGGCCATAAGAGAG CCAGGAAAAGAACTTCTATGGAAGCAGCATTTGCCCTTGAGAAGCTGTTCCCAAAACAATGCCAAGTCCTTGGGATTGTGACCCCAGGGATTGTAG TGACGCCAATGGGATCAAGTAGCAATCCACCTCAGGAAATAGAAATTGGAGAATCTGGTTTTGCTCTGTTATTTCCTCAAattgaaggaataaaaataaaaccctttcATTTTATTATGGATCCAAAGAAATTAACACTAGAAAGGCATCAACTCACTGAAGTAG GTCTTTTAGATAACCCTGAGCTTCGTGTGGTCCTTGTATTTGGCTATAATTGTTGTAAAGTGGGAGCCAATAATTATCTGCAGCATGTAGTGAGCACTTTCAGTGATATGAATGTCATCTTGGCTGGAGGCCAGGTGGACAACCTGGCATCGCTGACCTCTGAAAA GAACCCTCTGGATATTGATGCCACCGGTGTGGTTGGACTATCATTTAGCGGACATCGTATCCAGAGTGCCACAGTGCTTCTCAATGAGGATGTCAATGACGAGAAGACTGCTGAGGCTGCGATGCAGCGCCTCAAAGCAGCCAACATTCCAGAGCAGAATACCATTGGCTTCATGTTTGCGTGTGTTGGTAGGGGCTTTCAGTATTATAGAGACAAGGGGAATGTGGAGGCTGATGCATTTAGAAAGTTTTTTCCTAGTGTTCCTTTATTTGGCTTCTTTGGAAATGGAGAAATTGGATGTGATCGCATAGTCACTGGAAACTTTATATTGAAGAAATGTAATGAGGTAAAGGATGATGATCTATTTCACAGCTATACAACAATAATGGCACTAATTCATCTTGGGTCATCTAAATAA